One Vanessa cardui chromosome 22, ilVanCard2.1, whole genome shotgun sequence DNA window includes the following coding sequences:
- the LOC124539269 gene encoding uncharacterized protein LOC124539269: MVDNSENVIGGIKFITKTDSHYAIEFETGEKANLYILNNHVFRYYMSPSGIFLDFPIPMNPDDIAKIVIKNIDDYGFEAFRQSILKDVNTQYIVQTKDVQIIFDKIKGTMNVVDLRKNKEVLHENQPLSYTDCNSTQTLKQHDDEFFFGGGMQNGRFSHKGEIINIKNTNAWDDGGVTSPCPFYWSSYGYGVLRNTWQKGIYDFGDKSDNSIETVHESEDFDAYYFINSLPKNILNDYYELTGQPLLMPEYAYYEAHLNAFNRDYWVKVSSDTRGAILFEDGEYYKCYKPNEIGDKKGILESLNGEKNNYQFSARAMIDRYRKHDVPLGWFIPNDGYGSGYGQTDSLDGDIENLKEFVDYSLQNGVEVALWTESNLRPVDPLNPKKGERDLGKEVGVANIVALKCDVAWIGSGYSFGLSAVENATSIFVKSTKNNVRPMIIMVDGWAGTQRYSGIWSGDQKGGEWEYIRFHIPTYIGAGLSGLPIVGSDMDGIYAGGCKEINIRDYQWKTFTPLQLNMDGWGNTPKTPFSYDQEAIKLNRAYLKLKSILMPYNYSIGHESVYGLPMVRAMFLEFPEETSAYTKDSQYQYMWGPNILVAPIYNDEKVMEKSVRDGIYLPNTNQIWVDFMTGEKYQGGKIYNNILTPLWKIPIFIKEGSIIPMTKPHNNPYEIIRDLRIFTLYPNGTSSFKIYEDDGITSDYLKGDYATTKILTIAPSSNDVGDLLITIYKTRKSYKNMVKERSTLIQIMASQEVENIKAAINGKSIILNKAGSLTEFENQDNSYYFDKDFYMNSYLSECNETKQKFLLIKIEKIDVTVNEIAIKLIDFTNQGGVFGRFSLNKQLEQPKNLEVIDEEPTSSSICLKWDESSEANFYEIERDGVVFTNIKGNSFTFNDFAYGSKHNFRIRTVWNKTVSEWTDYTSGIVMDDPLKYVITGVKVTCNLPCQPCQEVCNLTDGNLKSIWHTDWGKSGQANPKEDKYLTLNFDLRDIYELDKAEYIPRSDAGNGTFLMARYRYSVDGKEWSAFSEYIKFKEDNSVKTINLDGKKMRFIELAILETVGDFGSGRQLLFIKK, translated from the coding sequence ATGGTAGACAATTCAGAAAATGTTATTGgtggtattaaatttattacaaaaaccgACAGTCATTATGCAATAGAATTTGAAACTGGTGAAAAAgctaatttatacattttaaataatcatgtcTTCAGATATTACATGTCCCCAAGCGGAATATTCTTAGATTTTCCGATACCAATGAACCCAGACGATATCGCAaagattgttataaaaaatatagatgatTATGGCTTCGAAGCATTCAGACAATCGATACTCAAGGATGTAAATACGCAGTACATTGTGCAAACCAAAGATGTGCAAATCATTTTTGATAAGATAAAGGGTACTATGAATGTCGTTGACTTGAGAAAAAACAAAGAAGTTTTACATGAGAACCAACCACTCTCTTATACCGATTGCAATTCAACCCAAACACTAAAACAGCACGATGATGAATTCTTTTTTGGAGGTGGAATGCAAAATGGAAGATTCAGTCACAAGGgtgaaattataaacattaaaaatacaaacgcATGGGACGATGGAGGGGTAACATCGCCTTGTCCCTTTTATTGGTCTTCTTATGGCTACGGTGTCTTAAGAAATACCTGGCAAAAAGGAATTTACGACTTTGGTGATAAGTCAGATAATTCCATAGAAACAGTTCATGAGAGTGAAGACTTTgatgcatattattttattaatagtttaccaaaaaacattttgaacGATTATTATGAGTTAACGGGACAGCCTCTTTTGATGCCAGAGTATGCGTATTATGAAGCGCATTTAAATGCTTTTAACCGCGATTATTGGGTTAAAGTCTCCTCAGACACTCGAGGAGCGATACTGTTCGAAGATGGGGAATATTATAAGTGCTATAAACCAAATGAAATTGGTgataaaaaaggtattttagAATCATTAAATGGAGAAAAGAATAACTACCAATTTTCTGCTCGTGCTATGATAGACAGATACAGAAAACACGATGTACCTCTAGGTTGGTTTATACCAAACGACGGTTATGGTTCCGGGTATGGTCAAACAGATTCTTTGGATGGTGACATTGAGAACTTAAAAGAATTCGTCGATTATTCTTTACAAAATGGTGTTGAAGTCGCTTTGTGGACGGAATCCAATCTCCGCCCTGTCGACCCCTTAAATCCTAAAAAAGGGGAGCGAGACTTAGGTAAGGAAGTTGGTGTTGCTAATATAGTAGCACTAAAATGTGATGTCGCGTGGATTGGTTCAGGTTATTCTTTTGGTCTTAGCGCAGTTGAAAATGCTACGagtatatttgtaaaatcaACGAAAAACAATGTCAGACCAATGATTATAATGGTCGACGGCTGGGCTGGTACGCAACGCTATTCCGGAATTTGGAGTGGCGATCAAAAAGGCGGGGAGTGGGAATACATACGATTCCATATCCCAACTTATATCGGAGCAGGTCTATCAGGCCTACCGATTGTAGGTTCTGATATGGATGGCATTTACGCTGGTGGttgtaaagaaattaatatCCGAGATTATCAATGGAAAACATTTACACCATTACAATTAAACATGGATGGTTGGGGAAATACTCCTAAAACTCCATTCAGTTACGACCAGGAAGCTATAAAACTTAATAGagcttatttaaaactaaagtctATTTTAATGCCATATAATTACAGTATTGGACATGAGTCTGTATATGGACTCCCCATGGTAAGAGCTATGTTCCTTGAATTTCCTGAAGAAACATCTGCTTACACGAAAGACTCCCAGTATCAGTACATGTGGGGTCCTAATATATTGGTAGCTCCAATTTATAATGACGAAAAAGTTATGGAAAAATCTGTTCGCGATGGAATATATCTTCCTAATACAAATCAAATATGGGTTGATTTTATGACTGGCGAGAAATATCAAGGtggtaaaatttataataatatcttgacGCCTCTCTGGAAGattccaatttttattaaagaaggATCAATTATACCAATGACGAAACCACACAACAATCCATACGAAATAATAAGAGATCTTAGGATATTTACCTTATATCCAAATGGAACTTCAAGTTTTAAAATCTACGAAGACGATGGTATTACTTCGGACTATTTAAAAGGCGATTACGCTAccactaaaattttaacaattgcgCCGTCGTCTAACGACGTTGGTGacttattaataactatttataaaactcGTAAATCTTACAAAAATATGGTTAAAGAAAGAAGCACATTGATACAAATAATGGCATCGCAAGAGGTTGAAAATATAAAGGCAGCTATTAATGGGaagtctataattttaaataaagctgGAAGTCTTACTGAATTTGAAAATCAAGATAATTCATACTATTTTGATAAAGACTTCTATATGAACTCCTATTTGAGTGAATGCAATGAGacaaaacaaaagtttttattgatcAAAATAGAAAAGATCGACGTCACAGTGAATGAAATCGCAATCAAGCTAATCGATTTTACCAATCAGGGTGGAGTCTTTGGacgattttctttaaataaacaattagaaCAGCCGAAAAATCTTGAAGTAATCGACGAAGAACCAACTTCGTCATCAATTTGCCTCAAATGGGATGAAAGTAGTGAAgcaaatttctatgaaatcgaAAGAGATGGTGTAGTGTTTACTAATATTAAAGGcaattcatttacatttaacGATTTTGCATACGGCAGTAAACATAACTTTAGAATTCGGACTGTTTGGAATAAAACTGTTTCAGAATGGACCGACTACACTTCAGGTATCGTAATGGATGACCCTTTGAAATACGTAATAACTGGAGTTAAAGTCACATGTAATTTGCCATGTCAACCTTGTCAAGAAGTGTGTAATCTTACCGATGGAAATCTCAAATCAATATGGCACACTGATTGGGGTAAATCTGGTCAAGCGAATCCTAAAGAAGATAAATATCTTACACTCAATTTTGACTTGAGAGATATTTACGAATTAGATAAAGCTGAGTACATACCCCGTAGTGATGCTGGTAATGGTACATTCCTTATGGCTCGTTATCGCTATTCTGTTGATGGGAAAGAGTGGAGCGCCTTCTCAGAATACATAAAATTCAAGGAAGATAACTCAGTAAAAACTATAAACCTTGATGGAAAAAAAATGCGATTCATTGAATTGGCTATATTAGAAACTGTTGGCGACTTTGGTTCCGGTaggcaattattatttattaaaaagtaa
- the LOC124539270 gene encoding tRNA (adenine(37)-N6)-methyltransferase, with translation MTENIEFYQNQIALARTEIKNLRQRISALKHEHLKEINNIKSTLSNLRCSNCAAEATSLVSIPNTDQASVSEAQSNEISFRPIGHIETSFANKRAVPRQPSVLTNSKGCIVIDTNVFNNPNHATTGLEEFSHLWIIFHFHIHDNVTVQSKVSPPRLGGKKCGVLASRSPHRPCPIGLSLVRLCHIEGNKIFFNGVDMVNGTPVLDIKPFIPQYDYPPANGDSPILTSLVRPPTEGTSDATETMVNLQLDDDSYSVRSVSPRLVQPIGIDTSSPHPRSPFGDIPSPIHEPSTLISPSPESPISEDLLDGPTRSPIRRVETERGSPDGQERFTPPQSATSLNVNQDGIRVASWVISPPSQRFQVVFTEDALQRLNDLIGDRAQSFKSNIENLLAEDPRSVYVRTRYPDHEYSCVLEDLSISCVFNDNSAMCTIIALRSAEELQN, from the exons ATGACAGAAAACATCGAATTTTATCAAAACCAAATAGCTTTGGCTAGAAcggaaataaaaaacttaag GCAGCGCATATCTGCACTAAAACATGAGCATTTAaaagagataaataatattaaatctacGCTTAGTAATCTTCGCTGTTCTAACTGCGCCGCTGAAG CCACTTCATTGGTTAGTATTCCTAATACTGATCAGGCTTCAGTATCTGAGGCTCAGTCAAATGAGATATCATTTCGACCTATAGGACACATTGAGACATCATTTGCTAATAAAAGAGCAGTGCCAAGGCAACCATCTGTTTTGACAAATTCAAAGGGTTGTATTGTGATTGATACAAATGTGTTCAATAATCCCAATCACGCAACCACTGGTTTGGAAGAATTTTCTCATTTATG GATTATATTTCACTTCCATATTCATGACAACGTCACTGTACAATCAAAGGTGTCACCCCCTCGTCTTGGTGGGAAGAAATGTGGTGTATTGGCTAGTAGGTCTCCGCATAGGCCTTGCCCTATTGGACTATCTCTTGTCAGATTGTGTCACATTGAAg gaaataaaatattcttcaatGGAGTAGATATGGTTAATGGTACACCAGTACTTGATATTAAACCTTTCATACCCCAATATGATTATCCTCCAGCGAATGGGGATTCCCCCATTTTAACTTCATTAGTTAGACCGCCAACGGAGGGAACCAGTGATGCAACAGAAACGATGGTTAATTTGCAGCTAGATGACGATTCTTACTCAGTTAGAAG tgttaGTCCTCGTTTAGTGCAACCGATTGGTATCGATACGTCGAGTCCACATCCTCGCTCGCCGTTCGGTGATATCCCTTCTCCAATACACGAACCTTCAACTCTAATATCTCCATCACCAGAGTCACCGATAAGCGAGGACTTACTCGATGGTCCAACGAGGTCTCCTATTCGAAGAGTTGAAACTGAACGTGGCTCTCCGGATGGCCAAGAAAGATTCACCCCGCCACAATCTGCTACTTCACTAAATGTGAACCAGGATGGCATTCGGGTTGCATCCTGGGTGATATCTCCGCCCTCACAGCGGTTCCAAGTAGTGTTCACGGAGGATGCTCTCCAAAGATTGAACGATCTCATTGGTGACAGAGCTCAATCATTTAAATCAAACATTGAGAATCTCTTAGCAGAAGATCCGAGATCTGTTTATGTCAGAACAAGATATCCGGATCACGAATATAGCTGCGTCTTAGAAGATTTATCAATTAGTTGCGTATTTAACGATAACTCAGCGATGTGCACCATTATAGCACTGAGAAGCGCTGAGGAATTGCAAAATTGA
- the LOC124539294 gene encoding maternal protein exuperantia: protein MAMVSEAKVNGSGVEAPAEVVPALAEKPAGLPPGKYALVGWDMDTTGRRLIDEICQIAAFTPKQTYSQYIMPYGDLNPGARRRHNVRVVTVGRYRMLKDTNTHKILKTKSEISALTDFLDWLEKEKGDGSVILIYHEPRRLSPTMLLEALTRYKLLDRFKTIVAGFADSYALAADKCKSTVKSVSLRVLARVLLDADTLSVDSALDRATAAYRIVEHLAQGEQQEVGAGGEGTTASKDMVETARVWARPVHTELEALANFKKLLERQNTFRPVFAPLLRLARPERKRVTQLRRLLADAGLLYDQLKDAWQEQKLEGLEKQLEALTVSAKEEDIKELIDIFDCHFDPAKEPKGLKPRIPNRTRATSSAGETGEAEGSTSESQKTSTQNSPNKTNNDVTAEPSQNTAPEAVAAN, encoded by the exons ATGGCAATGGTGTCAGAAGCAAAGGTGAATGGTAGTGGAGTGGAAGCTCCTGCAGAGGTTGTACCTGCCTTGGCAGAGAAACCCGCAGGCTTGCCACCGGGCAAGTATGCGCTCGTAGGATGGGATATGGATACCACTGGAAGAAGACTGATCGATGAG ATATGTCAAATTGCTGCTTTTACTCCGAAGCAGACATATTCGCAATACATAATGCCTTACGGAGATCTGAATCCAGGTGCTAGAAGACGTCACAATGTTCGAGTAGTAACTGTGGGCAGATACCGCATGCTGAAAGATACTAATACACATAAA ATCCTTAAAACAAAATCGGAAATATCGGCGCTTACGGATTTCCTAGACTGGttagaaaaagaaaaaggtGATGGCAGTGTTATTCTCATCTACCATGAGCCACGCCGCCTTAGTCCTACAATGCTGCTTGAAGCTCTTACTCG TTATAAGTTGTTGGACCGTTTCAAGACAATAGTGGCTGGTTTTGCAGACAGTTATGCTCTTGCTGCCGACAAGTGCAAGTCCACAGTTAAATCTGTATCTTTAAGAGTTCTTGCAAGAGTCCTTCTTGACGCGGATACACTTTCAGTGGATAGTGCATTGGATCGTGCTACAGCAGCATATAGGATTGTTGAACATCTGGCACAAG GAGAGCAACAAGAAGTGGGTGCCGGGGGTGAAGGCACAACGGCGAGTAAAGACATGGTCGAAACTGCTAGAGTCTGGGCACGACCGGTTCATACTGAATTGGAAGCACTTGCCAACTTTAAGAAATTACTAGAAAG ACAGAACACATTCCGGCCGGTGTTCGCGCCGCTGCTGCGGTTGGCGCGGCCGGAGCGCAAGCGCGTCACGCAGCTGCGACGTCTGCTGGCCGACGCTGGCCTGCTCTACGATCAGCTAAAGGACGCCTGGCAAGAACAGAAGCTGGAAG GTCTTGAGAAACAGTTGGAGGCGTTAACAGTATCAGCAAAAGAAGAAGACATTAAGGAGCTAATTGACATATTCGACTGCCACTTTGATCCCGCCAAAGAGCCTAAAGGATTAAAACCTAGAATTCCAAACAGAACAAGG GCCACATCTTCAGCGGGAGAGACAGGTGAAGCCGAAGGCAGCACCAGTGAGTCGCAAAAGACTTCAACTCAGAACTCACCCAATAAGACTAATAATG ACGTAACGGCGGAGCCTAGTCAAAACACAGCGCCGGAGGCAGTAGCGGCCAACTAA